The Ignavibacteria bacterium genome contains the following window.
TATAGATTGTAGCACCGCAGCAATTCCAATCATCAATCTCAACCAATTCTTGATCGAGAATTTTGAAAATTTCTCTTACTGATTCATCGTAACCCCTTTGAGTTTTTTCAAGACTACAGCCTGGATAATATGCGTATTTCACTTTTATTCTCCTTTTCTTGATTCAAGTTGCATTTCACCGAGTCCTTTATATCCTACAAATTCCGGCGAGTATTTCAATCTCTCTTTAGCAATTCTTAATTCAATTTCCTGAGCTCTCTTAATTATTTTTGAAAGAGATTCATATGCCTTAATCTTTTTAGGAAGGATAGCTACACGATTTTTCTTATACATGATTCTTCCTAGAGGAATCATTTTAAATAACTTACCTATGCTGGTTTTTGTATAGAATTTTCTGATTAGAGTTCCTTCGTGAAGACGCCCATAACTCATCAAATTTTGAATGAACAAGTTTGCGAGTATTTGAACATGTTTGGCTTTGCCTGACAAGTAATTTTTTTCCATTGCTGTGCGTTTTAGCGCATATACAATATCGGTGATTTTAATTCCTGATGGGCAACGTGTTTGACAAGAATAGCACGATGCACAGATCCAAATCGTTCTGCTGTTCATAATTGTTGCCATATCACCTGCTCTGAAAAGTGCGATCAATTCACGCGGTGAAATGTCCATAGTATATGAAACGGGGCAAGAACCAGTACATGTTCCGCATTGAATGCAAGCTTTGATTTTCTCTCCACCTGGAATGGCTTTGACCTGTTCAAGAAAAGCGTATCTTAACTCAGATTCTTTCTTTGCTAATTTCTCAGGTATTTCATCAACTTTCATGAGAAATCTACCTCATTGTTTATGGTTAAATTTTTTGTGTTTCGGGGTTTTAAATATTGTGAATTGTTAACTGATGAATAAGATTTATCACACTGTGTTACAATGTTATAATTCATCCTCCAGCTAAATTTAGTTGGGAATGTCAGTGCACTTACTTCAGTGCAATTTATTTTTCGCACCACCTTAATTAATCTTAAGGCAGGTTCCTCGCCGCTCAAATTTTGACTTCCTTATAATTGAATTAACTCAAGCATGCTCAAATAGAATGAGTTACTATAAAGTCTTTTTAATTTGGTACTTCAACACATTGATTTTTTTTGGGTAAAAGTGAAAAGATTTTCATAGCCGCAATGGAAGTTTTCGTCTAAAACCTATTTATAGATTGAAAACTTCAACATATAATTATGATCATCTTTTGGGAACAAAAAATATGAAAGGACCTCATCACGAATTCTGTCGCCTCTGTGAATGACGTTTGTCATTTCGATTATTACAACTGGCATAACCTCTTCAGCATTTTACTTTCTCAAATGCAACTTAGAAATTATGAACAGCTTTGTCAATAATTATTTTGAAAAAATAATTTTGTATTTAACATTATTTGACACTATGAAGAATTATAAATTCATAAAAATTAAAGTATCATCATTTTTATTTATATTTGCTCGAAAATGAAATTCACCTTTCTAATATCACATAAATTTCTGCTGGGGAAAAAGGAGTCCAAATTCATTTCAGCAATTTCGATGATCGCAATTGCCGGTGTCGCAATTGGAGTTGCAGTTTTAATTCTCGCTTTGAGTGTTGTGAACGGATTCCAAAGCGAAATTCAAAATAAGCTGATTGGACTTTATGCTCATATTGAACTCTCAGCTTTCGAAGGGCAGAAACTTCCTCCTCATGATTTTTCAATTCCTGCAATTTATCAGATTGACACTTCACAAATAAAATCTATTTCGCCTTATGTAGGGCAGCTTGCGTTACTTCGTTCATCGAAAAGTCGCGAAGGAGTTTATGTTAAAGGAATTCTCACTGAATTTGATATTTCAGATTTAAAAAATTCAATCGTCAAGGGAAAATATGAGTTTAAGAATTCGGATGTGACTCCAACTATTATAATTGGTAAAAAACTGGCACAAAAACTTGGTATTAAATTGAATGAATCTATTACAATCTTCGCATTGCGAGGATTTGTTCTCCCTTCTGCAGAGAATTTGCCGAACATCATGAAATTTAATGTGGCAGGAATTTATGAATCAGGAATTTCGGAATATGATGACCTGAATGTATATATAGATCTTCATGCCGCTCAGAATTTATTCTCTTATGAAAATTGGGTCTCAGGCTATGATATTAAAATTAATAATCCAGCCATTGCAGATTCATTTGCAAATAAATTAATGACCTCGCTTGGTTATCCTTTTTATGCAAGGTCAGTCTTCCAAATTCATAAAAACATTTTTACATGGATCGAACTTCAGAAAAAACCAATTCCTATCGTATTAGGTTTAATTATTATAGTTGCAGTTTTTAATATACTTGCCACTCTTCTCATGATAGTTCTCGAAAAAACAAATGCTATTGGTATATTAAAATCGCTCGGTGCATCGGCTTCACAAATAAAGAAAATTTTTCTTATCAACGGGATTGTGATTGGAATTATCGGAACATTGATCGGAAATATTTTAGCCATCACTTTGATGGCACTTCAAAAACAGTACGACATCATAAAAATTCCAGAAGGAATTTACTTTATTAATAGTGTTCCGCTTTTAATTACGTTTGATTCATTTTTGATTACTTCTACAATCAGTATAATTTTAGCAATTCTTGCATCCCTGATTCCAGCGACACTTGCTTCAAGAAGTAATCCGATAACAGCAATAAAATTTTCGTAATATGAAATTCGAAAAATTCATAGCATCGAGATATTTAATATCAAAGCACAAGTTGAATTTCATTACAGTGATTTCAATTATTTCAATTTTAGGCATAACAGTCGGGGTCGCAGCATTAATCGTTGTCCTCTCAATTTTCAATGGCTTTGGTACATTAGTCACACAAATTCTTGTTAATTTTGATCCTCACATAAAAATTGAAGCTACTACCCCAACCGGAATCTCAAATTATGAAACACTTGAAAAAGAAATTGAAAATTATTCCGCATTGGATTCCTATTCCCCCTTTGTTGAAGGAAAGGTCGTAGTGTACTCGAGCAAGATAATTCGAGTAGTAAATCTATACGGAATAGGCTCAGATACAAAACACGAATTATCTGGATTGAAAAAAAATATTGTAATAGGTAATTATAAATTAGCACCCAATCAAGAGATCCCAGCGGTTATCATTGGTCTGAATTTAGCAACCCGCTTGCAATCAGTCTTAGGTGATACAATCACAATAGTTAGTCCTGTTGGATTCGAAAACGCGTTATTAAATAACTCTCCTCCGAGAATGCGCATATTTACCATTGGCGGCATTTATAATTCACACAACAAAGATATTGATGCATTCAATGTTTATGCACCATTGGAAATCGCTCAAGATCTTTTAGGAACGGGAAATGCAGTTAACGGTTTCGATATTCGATTGAAAAATATAAATGATGCAAGCTCAGCAAAATCATATTTTCAAAAAAAATCCAATCAGAAAATTATAGAAGTCAGCACTTGGTTTGATTTACACAAACAGCTTTATTCAGTAATGCTTATCGAACGATGGGTTGCGTACATTATTCTGAGCTTAATTATCGCGGTTGCAACATTCAGCATCTTTGGCTCGCTCACTATGACGGTGATGGAAAAAAAACGTGACATCGGCGTGTTGAAGTCGTTAGGAGTAAATGACAAAAGCATAATGAAAATATTTCTCTTCGAAGGAATTCTCGTCGGAGTGATCGGGACAATTTTAGGTGTGTTAATTGGATTATCGATCTGTTATCTGCAAATTATTTATAAACTCTATCCACTCGATCCTTCTGTTTATATTATTGATGCACTCCCTATTGAAATCCGAATAACTGATATTATTGCAATTGGATTCCTTGCCTTGCTTTTATCTACAATTGCAGGATTGTACCCAGCAAAAAAAGCGGCGAAAACAATCCCGCTTGAAGCAATTAGGTGGGAGTGATTCGAATTCTCAATTCAACTTTTTTTTTAGAGGAATCGAAAAATTAATTTCATTTTTGATCATTCTACTAGAGTAGTCACAAACAAATGAAGCTGCTTAGGCGTTGTTTTACAAAATCAGCTCATTCTACCTCAATTTGCCACCTGTTTTACCTAAGAATCTTACCAAATCCACTTAAAAAAAAATTTTAAAAAATCCCCTAACTCTTTATTTTTTAGTAGCATATATCAAAAAAAAGCTTTATAATTTGTTAAAAGAAAATAGAGAAAATGTCAAAAAACATCGCATTCAAATTCCTTTTCTTCAGTGGGATTTTTCTACTGGCTAATAGTCTAATTTCTTGCGATGGATCAAGCCGCAGATTTCCAACTGATGAAATCACATCACCATTCACCTTTTCACCCGGACAAACCGGAGTACGCTTCATTAATCTGACAGCAAAAACAACTCAATTAGATTTTATTGTTGCAACTAAAAAAATTGCGAGCAGTGCTAGTTACAAAACTGCAAGTGCAATTTATAATGTCGGAAGCGGATCAAGAACGATGCAAATAAAAACCGTTGCAGATTCGCCTGTTCTTTTAAATGAATTTGCTATCACTGTTGATCCGACAAAAATCTATACTGTTGTTACGTATGACAGATTAGATAACTTCCAGTATACAATACTTGAAAGTGTACCCAAAGTAATTGGTACAGGTAAATCTCAAATTAGATTCTTTCACGGAACGAAAGACATCTCGGGTACAGTCGATATAAAAATTATAAATCCCAACGGGACAAGAGTCATTGAGGGAATCAATTTTGGAAATGTAACCGAATACTGGGAAACAGAATCCGGGAAAAATAATATTATAGTTTTGACTTCTGGAACGAATTCAGTGATCATGACTGTAGTTGCTCATCTCGAATCAGGAAAAGTCTACAGTGCATTTATGACAGGAATAAACGGCGGAGTTGAGACTCAAAAAGTTGATATAAACTTTTTGAATGACTCAGATTCAAGAGCCCAAGTCTTATTTAACTTTGGTCCGGGTGAAGCCAAAATTCGTTTTCTCCATGCTTCCAGCGATGCCCCGCAATTGGATTTCTTAGTCGATGATGTAAAAATTGTTACAGATCAGCCATTTAAATTAGCTTCTTCACTTTTGAGAGTGAAAGCAGGTTCTCGGAATGTCAAGATTATTGAATCGGGCGGAGTGACACCGTTATTCGGTTCATCATATAATATCGAGCTTGATAAATCTTACATGTTCCTCGCTTTAAATAATTATTTAAATCTCGGCGGGTTACTTTATGAAATTCCATCAAAATCAGTTGGCAGCGACAGAGCAAATTTGAGAGTAATGCATGCATCTCCTAATGCGCCCTCCGTTTATATAAAACTCACTACATCAGATTTGCGCCCACCGAATTTTGTTACATTGAGTTTCCGAGGTATTTCAAATTATGTAGAATATCCTTCTGGTCCTGTCGATGTTGCAATTTATCAAGCCGGAACAACGGATACATTGAAATACGGAAAAATGTTTTTAGATGGAGGAAGAAATTATACTGCATATATCTTAGGTTTTATTTCTGGAACTGTTAGTTCACCAATTTCATTTGATCTTTTAATTGATTCCGAGCCTGAATCGCAGATGTTATTCAGCTGGTTCTGATGAATCAGAGATTGGATTTTCATCGAGTGAAATGTTTTGTATCTTCTATAAATTGATTTCGGTGAGATGAGTTTCAATATTGCGACAAAAATTAAGAAGGGATTTTTCAACCAGTTTCTTGCACTAATTCTTTTCTCATGCATTTTTATAACTTGCGGACCAGTTTATGAACTACCAAACACCCCCACCACACCGTCTCTCGGTTCGGGTGCAAAAATCAGATTCTTAAATGCATCAGTCGGCAGTCCTGGTTTAGATCTTTTTATAAACAACAAAAAGGTTCTATCAAACCATACATACAAACTCGTTAGCTATTTCATTGATTTAATCCCGGGAAAGCACGAATTCAAAATCAGAGAAACCGGCAACACAACCGATATTCTGAAAGATACATTGCGAGTTGATTCTGGAAAAACTTATACACTGCAAATTATTGGGGATTATGCTGCGCCCGAACTTCTCTTAACTCCGCGCTCGAATCAATATCCAACAGGCAGCAAAGCTTTAGTGCGATTTGCAAATCTTGCCCCCGAACTAGCCAAAATTGATATTAATCTTAAAATGCCTGCAGAAAATTTTTTATTAACTGAGCTTAATTATAAAAGTACAAGCAATTATATGGAAGTTCTGCCCAATAAAGGATCCGTACTGGTTTATGATGCAGGCACAACAAAACTTCACTTTTCATCAGAGGTAAATTTCGAAATTGGAAAAATTTATTCCATCTATATACTTGGATTGGTTGGAGCTAGAGACAGCACTCAACTGAACACATATTTCATGGAGGACACGAATCCAAATCCTCAAACACTTTTCAATTTTGCAGTTGGCACCGCAAAAGTTAGATTCATTAATGGAGATACAGAAGCTTCGCCTCTCCAATTTTATGTTGACGGCTCACCAATTGGCGGCTCGATCCCATTCCGTCAGGCTTCTGCCTTTTATGGATTGAATTCAGGCACAAGAAAAATAAAAGTTAATATGGGTGGAACCAGCGGTTACGTCGATACTGTAATTACAATCGAACAAAATAAATATTATACGTTTCTCGTAGCAAAAGCAGGCGGAGTTTTGAAAGGAACTCTATATGACAATCCGCCGCGTACAACAGCTGGAAGCCGATCATTACTTCGATTCATTCAAGCTTCAACTAATATCGACTCTTTGGATGTCAAACTAAATACTGTTTCCGGCTCTGCAACAATTCCGCAAATGAAATTCAATCAGGAAAGCGATTTCCAGGAAGTTGCTGCAGGTCAGAATATAATCACGCTCTCCAAAACCGAAACCCCAAACATAATGACCAGTGCAGCTTTTTTTGAGGGGGGGAAAGTTTATACTGCATTCATTTTTGGTTCGACCACCGGACTCGGGAATGGTGCATTATCTATCAATTACTTAAAAGACAGCGATACTACCGGACAATCGCTCTTCACCTTCGCACAGGTCCAAACAAACCTAAGATTGGTTAATGGTTCGCATGATAGTCCGGGGATCTCACTGCTTGTGGACGATGCCTCCACAGTTACAAACCTGACATACAAGAATGCTACAAAGCTTCTTAGTGTAAATACAGGGACGAGAAAAGTAATTATCAGAGCTTTTGGATACACTACTCCAATTTTTCAGAAAGAGATGAATTTTGAGGCAAATCAAAACTATTTCCTTTTCATCGCCAATAAATTTGAATCTATTGAAGTACTTTCTCTCACAACTCCGACGAAAATAGTTCCTTTCGGTAAATCAAGCGTACGATTTATAAACGGGATATACGATAAGATTGGTATTGATATTCAGATCACAAACACCTCCGGAACGATTGCATTCAATAATGTTCCATTTAAAAATGTTTCAGATTATGTCGATTTAAGCTCAGGTAAAAATGAGATCATTGTAAAAACCGCTGCAACTCAAGAAGTTTTATTTACGAGCGAAGCAAATCTCGAAGTTGGTGTGGTATACACTGCCTGCCTTCTTGGTAAAGCCGATGGAACTGCAAGCGATAAATACATGCTCGGATTTATGAAAGATCTGAACACAAGCTCGCAAGTATTAACAGAGTTTGCAGCTCTTCGCACCAACCTAAGATTTGTAAATGGAATGACAGATAGTCCGTTAGTCGATCTGTTTGTTGATGGGACCAAAGCCGCAAGCAGCATCAGATATAAACTTGCTACATCGACATTTAAAATCAATTCAGGAGCTAATCGTACATTCAAGCTGATGAGTGCAGGTACAACCAGCCAGCTATTCAGCAAAGAATATTCAATTGATCATACAAAAAATTACAGCTTGCTTGTAACGAATCAGAGTTTGAATCCCGATGGATTCCTTTTCGAAAATCCTTCAAAAACTTCTCAGCCAGGAAAATCTTCACTGCGGATTGTACACGGAGCTTATGGATTAGGAAATTTAAATGTTTCGATTTCAAATTCCGGCGGGAAAATTAATCTGACAAATATTCCCTATAAAAGTGTAACTAATTATCTCGATCTGAATTCCGGTTCAAATGAGATTGCGTTCACAATTTCTTCCTCATCTGGGAACATCATTCTTACATCCGATGCATTTCTTGAAAGCGATAAGATCTATTCCATTTATTTGCTTGGAAATACGAGCGGAGCTGCGGGACAAGAATTATCAATTAACTTCTTAACAGAATCAAATAATTCATCGCAATCTCTTTATACGTTCGATGCAGTCAAATCCCAATTACGATTTATAAATGGTTCAACTGACAATCCGCTGCTTGAACTTAGCGTTGATGATAATTTCGTTGCATCAAATGTAAATTACAAACTTGCAACGGGTGTCTTAAAGGTTAATTCCGGTTCAGGAAAAAAAGTAAAAATATTTGAATTTGGCTCCTCAGCTCCTCTGCTTTCACAAGATCTTACATTAAGTCACAGTAAAACCTATACTTTAATGGCGGTCAACAAAACAGCTAACCTCGAAACAATATTTTTTGAGAATCCTCCAAAGACTGCCCCATCTGGAAAGTCGAGTGTTCGAGTTGTACACGGAGCCTATGATCACGGCTCAATTGATATTTATTTCAAAAACTCGAGCGGAAAATTTAAAATCACGAATCTTCCCTATAGAGGTGCTGCGAATTATCTCGACTTAAATTCCGGTTTCAATGAAATTGTCGTAACTACTGCCGGTTCTGCGAGCAATTTAGTTATCGCTGCAGATGCAACACTCGATCCGAATAAAGTCTACACGATTTATTTCCTCGGTAATAATTCAGGAACTTCTGGTGAGGAATATTCTTTAAACTTTTTGAATGAATCGGATTCGAATGGGCAAAATCTTTTCAGCTTTACAGCAAGTGCATTGACCCGACTAAGAACAATTAACGCTTCCCCAAACTCGCCTGGGCTGGATATAGCACTCGATAAAAATAAAGTTGTCCAAAATTTACTTTTTGGTATTAGTACTGGATACGTGTTTCACCGCAGCGGACTTCATGACATTGACGTCTATGCAGGAGGAACTGTTTCTCCTACCTTGTTAAGTTTTCAATATTTATTCGAACAAAATAAGCTCTATACTTTCATACCGATGGATTCAGTTGCAAGATTGAATCCGCTCTTTATCGAAGATCTTAACTTCATACCAATGCCCGGCAAATCATATATTAGATTTATTAACGCTTCGCCGAATGTCCCTCCGCTTGATATAAGACTCGGCAATCCGACCGGAATTGTTAAACATGGATATTTTACATATCAATCAATTACTGATTACGAACCATACGATCCGGCAGTCATGAGCTTTGTATTTACAGAAGCAAACACTTCGAATGAGCTTTTAAGTCTCCGCGGTTTCTCACTCGTGCCAAATAAAACTTACACAATTATAGTAATGGGATTTCATAATGGACCTGCGGGACAAAATCTCCAAGTGAAGTTGTATCAGGATGACTAAGAGAATTCAGATCGTAATTTAAATTACGCATGGTCTCTTATCACACATGAATAACTGCTTTTAATTATTTACTTTAATCTCAATTAATTTATAAATGTTCTTTAAATCACTTTTTTTTGTAACGAATACCGACAAGGTTCTCCCTTCGGCGAATTTTCTTGCAGAGAGTAATTCTTTTTTCAATTCTTCTGATACATCACTTCTTTCAATTTCGTTAACAGCTTTATCACCGAAGACGAAAGTCAATGTGAAATAATTGTTAAAAGGTCTGAAGAAAAATAAATTTCGTTTATTTAATAGTGCTTTTCCTGTCCATCCGGTCTTACTTGAATAAAATTTCCACTCAAGAAAAACTTTTTCATGAGTAGAATTAATTTTTTTTAAAATTTCAGACCAGTATTTATAAGAAGCTGCTAAAACACTTTTTAATTGAGCTACTGTTGGTTTAATCGATTTATCTAAAAACAGATACTGGTTCATGATATTTCACTGATTATTTTTTCGATAAAACAAGAGTTTGATTTTACTACAAATTTTTTCCATGGATTGAGTTGTTATTCTAAGGTGGACCACTTCAAAAACTTTTCTTGATATTCATGAAACCTGTTGGAGGTTTATTATTCCTATTTATTATTATTCACCTATTCCCATTGATATTGCATTTGGGCAAATGTTCCTCACAAGACAATGATTACAAGCGATCTTTTTGAAAATGTAAAAAATCCGTAAGAGCAATAATCCAATAACACTTATCAATAACAATAAAAGTGCCCAT
Protein-coding sequences here:
- a CDS encoding 4Fe-4S dicluster domain-containing protein, whose translation is MKVDEIPEKLAKKESELRYAFLEQVKAIPGGEKIKACIQCGTCTGSCPVSYTMDISPRELIALFRAGDMATIMNSRTIWICASCYSCQTRCPSGIKITDIVYALKRTAMEKNYLSGKAKHVQILANLFIQNLMSYGRLHEGTLIRKFYTKTSIGKLFKMIPLGRIMYKKNRVAILPKKIKAYESLSKIIKRAQEIELRIAKERLKYSPEFVGYKGLGEMQLESRKGE
- a CDS encoding ABC transporter permease — protein: MKFTFLISHKFLLGKKESKFISAISMIAIAGVAIGVAVLILALSVVNGFQSEIQNKLIGLYAHIELSAFEGQKLPPHDFSIPAIYQIDTSQIKSISPYVGQLALLRSSKSREGVYVKGILTEFDISDLKNSIVKGKYEFKNSDVTPTIIIGKKLAQKLGIKLNESITIFALRGFVLPSAENLPNIMKFNVAGIYESGISEYDDLNVYIDLHAAQNLFSYENWVSGYDIKINNPAIADSFANKLMTSLGYPFYARSVFQIHKNIFTWIELQKKPIPIVLGLIIIVAVFNILATLLMIVLEKTNAIGILKSLGASASQIKKIFLINGIVIGIIGTLIGNILAITLMALQKQYDIIKIPEGIYFINSVPLLITFDSFLITSTISIILAILASLIPATLASRSNPITAIKFS
- a CDS encoding ABC transporter permease, with amino-acid sequence MKFEKFIASRYLISKHKLNFITVISIISILGITVGVAALIVVLSIFNGFGTLVTQILVNFDPHIKIEATTPTGISNYETLEKEIENYSALDSYSPFVEGKVVVYSSKIIRVVNLYGIGSDTKHELSGLKKNIVIGNYKLAPNQEIPAVIIGLNLATRLQSVLGDTITIVSPVGFENALLNNSPPRMRIFTIGGIYNSHNKDIDAFNVYAPLEIAQDLLGTGNAVNGFDIRLKNINDASSAKSYFQKKSNQKIIEVSTWFDLHKQLYSVMLIERWVAYIILSLIIAVATFSIFGSLTMTVMEKKRDIGVLKSLGVNDKSIMKIFLFEGILVGVIGTILGVLIGLSICYLQIIYKLYPLDPSVYIIDALPIEIRITDIIAIGFLALLLSTIAGLYPAKKAAKTIPLEAIRWE
- a CDS encoding DUF4397 domain-containing protein, yielding MSKNIAFKFLFFSGIFLLANSLISCDGSSRRFPTDEITSPFTFSPGQTGVRFINLTAKTTQLDFIVATKKIASSASYKTASAIYNVGSGSRTMQIKTVADSPVLLNEFAITVDPTKIYTVVTYDRLDNFQYTILESVPKVIGTGKSQIRFFHGTKDISGTVDIKIINPNGTRVIEGINFGNVTEYWETESGKNNIIVLTSGTNSVIMTVVAHLESGKVYSAFMTGINGGVETQKVDINFLNDSDSRAQVLFNFGPGEAKIRFLHASSDAPQLDFLVDDVKIVTDQPFKLASSLLRVKAGSRNVKIIESGGVTPLFGSSYNIELDKSYMFLALNNYLNLGGLLYEIPSKSVGSDRANLRVMHASPNAPSVYIKLTTSDLRPPNFVTLSFRGISNYVEYPSGPVDVAIYQAGTTDTLKYGKMFLDGGRNYTAYILGFISGTVSSPISFDLLIDSEPESQMLFSWF
- a CDS encoding DUF4397 domain-containing protein, coding for MSFNIATKIKKGFFNQFLALILFSCIFITCGPVYELPNTPTTPSLGSGAKIRFLNASVGSPGLDLFINNKKVLSNHTYKLVSYFIDLIPGKHEFKIRETGNTTDILKDTLRVDSGKTYTLQIIGDYAAPELLLTPRSNQYPTGSKALVRFANLAPELAKIDINLKMPAENFLLTELNYKSTSNYMEVLPNKGSVLVYDAGTTKLHFSSEVNFEIGKIYSIYILGLVGARDSTQLNTYFMEDTNPNPQTLFNFAVGTAKVRFINGDTEASPLQFYVDGSPIGGSIPFRQASAFYGLNSGTRKIKVNMGGTSGYVDTVITIEQNKYYTFLVAKAGGVLKGTLYDNPPRTTAGSRSLLRFIQASTNIDSLDVKLNTVSGSATIPQMKFNQESDFQEVAAGQNIITLSKTETPNIMTSAAFFEGGKVYTAFIFGSTTGLGNGALSINYLKDSDTTGQSLFTFAQVQTNLRLVNGSHDSPGISLLVDDASTVTNLTYKNATKLLSVNTGTRKVIIRAFGYTTPIFQKEMNFEANQNYFLFIANKFESIEVLSLTTPTKIVPFGKSSVRFINGIYDKIGIDIQITNTSGTIAFNNVPFKNVSDYVDLSSGKNEIIVKTAATQEVLFTSEANLEVGVVYTACLLGKADGTASDKYMLGFMKDLNTSSQVLTEFAALRTNLRFVNGMTDSPLVDLFVDGTKAASSIRYKLATSTFKINSGANRTFKLMSAGTTSQLFSKEYSIDHTKNYSLLVTNQSLNPDGFLFENPSKTSQPGKSSLRIVHGAYGLGNLNVSISNSGGKINLTNIPYKSVTNYLDLNSGSNEIAFTISSSSGNIILTSDAFLESDKIYSIYLLGNTSGAAGQELSINFLTESNNSSQSLYTFDAVKSQLRFINGSTDNPLLELSVDDNFVASNVNYKLATGVLKVNSGSGKKVKIFEFGSSAPLLSQDLTLSHSKTYTLMAVNKTANLETIFFENPPKTAPSGKSSVRVVHGAYDHGSIDIYFKNSSGKFKITNLPYRGAANYLDLNSGFNEIVVTTAGSASNLVIAADATLDPNKVYTIYFLGNNSGTSGEEYSLNFLNESDSNGQNLFSFTASALTRLRTINASPNSPGLDIALDKNKVVQNLLFGISTGYVFHRSGLHDIDVYAGGTVSPTLLSFQYLFEQNKLYTFIPMDSVARLNPLFIEDLNFIPMPGKSYIRFINASPNVPPLDIRLGNPTGIVKHGYFTYQSITDYEPYDPAVMSFVFTEANTSNELLSLRGFSLVPNKTYTIIVMGFHNGPAGQNLQVKLYQDD
- a CDS encoding DUF3788 family protein, giving the protein MNQYLFLDKSIKPTVAQLKSVLAASYKYWSEILKKINSTHEKVFLEWKFYSSKTGWTGKALLNKRNLFFFRPFNNYFTLTFVFGDKAVNEIERSDVSEELKKELLSARKFAEGRTLSVFVTKKSDLKNIYKLIEIKVNN